The stretch of DNA GAGGCTTGTGGGTGCTCCGTTGGAACCGTTGGTGCTGGATCTCGCGGAAGTCGTGGTGGTGCGCAGCGGATCGCGTCTGCTCGATGAGGTGACCCTGGAGGTCCGGGAGGGCCAACGGTGGGTCGTCCTCGGTCCCAACGGGGCCGGTAAGACCACGCTGCTGCAGGTGATCGGCGGTCACCTGTTCCCGACCTCGGGCTGGGCCGCGATCCTCGGCGAGGTGCTCGGCGAGACCGACGTCTTCGAACTGCGGCCCCGGGTCGGCCTGGCCAGCGCGGCGTTGGCCGATCGGCTGCCCCGGCAGGAGAAAGTCCGCGACGTGGTGCTGACTGCGGCGTACTCCGTGGTGGGTCGGTGGCGGGAGACCTACGACCCGTCGGACGTCGCCCGTGCCGAGTCGCTGCTGAAGGCGATGGGCATGGAGGCGTTCACCGAGCGCACGTTCGGGACGCTGTCCGAGGGCGAACGCAAGCGGGTGCAGATCGCCCGGGCGCTGATGGCCGACCCGGAGATGCTGCTGCTCGACGAACCGGCCGCCGGCCTCGACCTCGGTGGCCGCGAGGACCTGCTGCGACGGCTCACCACGTTGGCCCAGGACCCGGCCGCGCCGACCACGATCATGGTCACGCACCACGTCGAGGAGATCCCGACCGGGACGACCCACGCGCTGCTGCTGCGCCACGGTCGGGTCCTCGCCTCGGGGCCGGTGCTCGAGGTGCTGACCTCGCAGAACCTCTCCGAATGCTTCGGGCTACCGCTGGCGGTTGCGCACGACGGCCACCGTTTCAGCGCGCGACTGGCCGGCTGACCCTCACTCCGGGGTCGCGTTCGGCGGCGGGGTGGACTCGTCGACCGGTGGCCCGGCCGACTCGATGGTGGGCCGCGCTCCGGGCGTCACGTCCGGGGTGCCCATCGCCTCCTCGTTGGTCAGGTGCAGGCGGTGCGAGCACACCGGCCACGGCTTCCAGGAGGCCTCGTCCAGCACCTTCTGGGCGACCAGGATCTGGTCGGGACGCGAGGCCAGATCCGGTCGGGGTGCGTACTCCATCCCGCCGTAGGCCTGCCAGAACTCCATCGAGATCTGCAGCCCACCGAAGTAGTCGTTGCCGTAGTTCGCGGCCCATTCCCCGCCGGTCTCGCACTGCGCCAGCCGGTCCCAGGTTGCAGTGGTCGCCGCGGCGGCCGGCCGTACCGGCAGCCACCACATCAGGGCGACCGCCGTGGTGGTGACGCTCGCCGCTGCCGCCCGGGCCATCCGGCCCCGCCCGTCGGTGCCGATGGTTCTCACCCCCTCGAGGTGCGGCGCAACTGTTGCCACGTCGAGGTTGTTGTGGCAGCGCACGGACTCGCAAGAGGTTCACCCGGTCGGGGGACACCTAGCATTGGCCGGGTGATCACCCGCGTCCGACCTCGCGTCGGGCGGAGGCAGCGGTCGGTGGCCGGTTGACCTTCGGGCATGCGCTCGCGGTCCTGGCTGCGGCCCTGGCCGCCGGAGCGATAAACGCGGTGGTCGGGTCGGGGACGTTGATCACCTTCCCGACCCTGCTCGCGCTCGGTTATCCGGCCGTGCTGGCCAACGTCTCGAACAACGTGGGCCTGGTGCCCGGTTCGGCGGCGGCGACTTGGGCGTACCGCCGCGAACTGGCGGGGCAACGGCACCGATTGATCCGGCTGATGCCGGCCTCGACTGTCGGTGCCCTGGTGGGCGCGACGTTGCTGCTGGTGCTGTCGTCCGGGGCGTTCAAAGCGGTGGTCCCGGTGTTGATCGGCACCGCCTGCGTGTTGGTGCTGCTCCAGCCGCGCCTGACCGCCGCGCTGGCCCGACGACCGGCCGGCACCGACAGCCGATCGTTCGGCCTGCTGCTCCCGGCCACGGTGGGGCTGACCGGCGTCTACGGCGGCTACTTCGGCGCCGCCCAGGGTGTGCTGCTGATCGGACTGCTCGCGACGCTTTCCGGGGAGCCGAGCATGCAACGCAACAACGCCGTGAAGAACGTGCTGGCGACTACCGCCAACCTGGCCGCCGCGGTGTTGTTCATCTGCTCGCATCCGGTGGACTGGGCCGTGGCCGGGCTGATCGCCGGCGGGTCGACGGTCGGTGGGCTGCTGGGTGGGCGCTACGGCCGCCGGTTGCCGCCGAGCGCGCTGCGGGCGCTGATCGTGCTGATCGGCGTGGTCGCGATCGTGCGCATGCTCTGAGCGTATGAGAGTCAGCGCTGCGCGTATGAGAGTCAGCACTGCGATCATCGATGATCGCAGGGTCATTCCGGTGGGTCGCGGCGACCGCGCTTGACCTCGGAGCGCCGAGACTTGGCATCCAGTCGCCTCTGCCGGGCCCGGCGCGACGGCCGGGTCGGGCGACGTGGCGTAGGCGGCGGTGCGGTCGCCTCGGCCAACAGCGCGGCCAGCCGTTCTCGGGCCGCCGCACGGTTGCGCAACTGGGAGCGGTGTTCGGAAGCGACGACGACGACCGTCCCGTCGACCAGGCGGCCTGCCAGTCGTTCCACCGCGCGGGTTCGCAGCACCTCGGGGAAGGCCCCGGAGTTCGTCAGGTCGTAGACCAGCTCCACCCGGGAGTCGGCCGTGTTCACGCCCTGCCCGCCCGGGCCGGAGGAACGCGAGAACCGCCAGTGCAGTTCTGCCTCGGCAATCAGCGTGTCGCCGACCCGGATCCCGTCCTCCATGACGCCCAGGGTGCCGGCCTTCGGCTGCGCGGGCCGGCCGATAGCGTCGCCGTCGATGAAGCGGACGGCCGGCGGACACGGGCGCGCCCTCGGGCTGGCCGCGGGCGTGCTGCTGGACTCGGTGTTCGCCGACCCTCCGCGGTGGCATCCGGTGGCCGGTTTCGGACGGCTGGCCGATCGGCTGGAACGCCGGACCAGACGCGACTCGGTGGCCGCGGGTGCGACGTACGCGGCGTTGTGCGTCTCGGCTCCGGTGCTGCTCGGGCTGGCGGCCGAACGCGTCGGCGCCAGGCGCCCCGTGCTGTCGGCCGGGTTGACCGCAGCCGCCACCTGGACGGTTCTGGGCGGCACCTCCCTGGGCCGGGAGGCCACGCTGATGTGGCGGCTGCTGGCCGCCGACGACCTGGCCGGGGCACGGGATCGCCTGTCGCACCTGTGCGCCCGCGACCCGTCGCAGGCGGACGCGGCCGAACTCGTCCGCGCCACGGTCGAGTCGGTCGCCGAGAACACCGGCGACGCGGTGGTGGCGCCGCTGTGCTGGGGCGCGGTGGCCGGCGTTCCGGGCCTGCTCGGGTACCGCGCGGTCAACACCCTCGACGCGATGGTCGGCTACCGCAATGAGCGTTACCTGCGCTTCGGCCGGGTCGCGGCCCGCGTCGACGACCTGGCCAACCTGCTCCCGGCCCGCGTCACCGGGCTGTTGACCGTGGTGGTGGCGCCGACGGTGGGTGGCTCGGCGCGGCAGGCCGCGCGGGTACTGCGCGCCGACCGGCGGGCCCATCCGAGCCCGAACGCCGGATGGTGCGAGGCCGCGGCGGCCGGCGCACTGGGTGTCCGGTTGGGCGGGGCCAACACCTACGACGGCTACGCTGAGAACCGGCCCGCACTCGGCGCCGCCGGCCGGGCGCCGGAGCTCGCCGACATCGCCCGTGCCGTCCGCCTCAGCCGTGCGGTCACCGGCGCGGCGCTGGTCGGGGCCGTGCTCCTGGCCCGGCGTGCATGAGGGGCGCGTTGCTGGTCGCTGGGACCAGTTCCGACGCGGGCAAGAGCGTGCTCGTCGCCGGGCTGTGCCGATGGCTGCGCCGGGAGGGCGTCTCGGTCGCGCCGTTCAAGGCCCAGAACATGTCCAACAACTCCTACGCGACGCTCGACGGCGGGGAGATCGGGCGGGCGCAGGCGATGCAGGCCGCCGCGGCGGGCATCGAGGCGGAGACGGTGATGAACCCGGTCCTGCTCAAGCCCGGCAGCGACCGGCACTCGCAGGTCGTGCTGCTCGGGCGCCCGGTCGCCGAGGTCGACGCGATGTCCTACCGCGACCTCAAACCACGCCTGTTCGAGACCGTGCTGGAGTCGTTGGCGCACCTGCGCTCCCGGTTCGACGTGGTCATCTGCGAGGGCGCCGGCAGCCCGGCCGAGATCAACCTGCGCACCGAGGACATCGCGAACCTCGGCCTGGCCCGCGCCGCCGGCCTACCGACGTTGGTCGTCGGCGACATCGACCGCGGCGGCGTGCTCGCGGCGATGTTCGGCACGTTGGCGATCCTCGAGCCGGCCGACCAGGCGATGATCGCCGGTTTCGTGGTCAACAAGTTCCGCGGCGACCCCCGGCTGCTCGAACCCGGCCTGGTGACCTTGCAGGAGCTGACCGGCAGACCGGTCTACGGCGTGCTGCCGTGGCGCTGTGACCTGTGGTTGGACGTCGAGGACTCCCTGGCCCTGGACGCAGTGCGGCAGGACGACGCGTGGGACCCGGACCGCTTCCGGGTCGCGGTGATCCGACTGCCGCGGATCTCCAACCTCACCGACGCCGATGCGCTTGGCGCCGAACCCGGCGTGCAGGTGCGGTTCGTCGACGCGGTGCCCGACCTGGTGCACGCCGATCTGGTCGTGCTGCCGGGGACTCGGGCGACGGTGGCCGACCTGGCGTGGCTGCGCGACCGCGGCCTGGCGCAGGCGTTGGTGGCACGGGCGCAGGCCGGTCGGCCGGTGCTCGGGATCTGCGGCGGCTACCAGATGCTGGCCCGCTCGATCACCGACGAGGTCGAGTCGCGCACGGGCACCGTCGACGGCCTGGGTCTGCTGCCCGGCACGGTCACATTCGGCCCGCACAAGGTCGTCGGGCGCACGACCGGGCAGGCCTACGGCGTCGTCGCGCACGGCTACGAGATGCACCACGGCGTCGTACAGCCGGACCCGGGTACCACCGCGTTTCTTGACGGGATCTGCGCCGGGGCGGTGTGGGGCACGACCTGGCACGGGGTGCTGGAGTCCGACGAGTTCCGCCGGGCCTTCCTCGCCGAGGCGGCAGCCGCGGCCGGCGTTCCGGCGCCGGCCGGGGCCGACGTGTCGTTCGCGGCGGTGCGGGAGCGCCGCCTGGACGCCCTCGGGGATCTGGTCGCCGACCATCTGGACACCGTCGGGCTGACTCGGCTCATCACTGCCGGCGTCCCTCGTGACCTGCCCGCTCTGCGTGTCGCACGGGAATCGAAGCCGCTCTCGGGTTGACTGAACGTGGGGGATTTGAGGGGTACGTCCGGTTCGGGAGCTTTTGACCCGGACGGCCCAATTTGCACCCGTTCGGGCAGCCGAGCGGGAAGCCTGTCCGTGACAGCGGACTTCGGCGAATCCAAGGGGTTGGGGACATGTTCATCTCACGACGAAACTGGGCGGCCCTCGGGGTCGGCGTCCTGCTGGCGTTGACTCCCACGGCGGCCGGAGCGGCCGTTCGTATGGACGGACCGCCGTCGCCGCCGGTGCCTTCGGTCGGCCCGGGCAACCTGCCGAACACGGGTGACCTCGGCTCGATCAACCCGAACGACGACGGCAAGAACGCACCCGGCGACGACGGCGGCAACGGCGACTCCGGCCCGGCGCCGACCTCCCACCAGGGCCCGCTGCCGACGGGCAACCAGGGCCCGGGTGGCGGCAACCAGCTGCCGAGCACCAACCTGCTGCCGCCGGTCGGCGGCCAGCAAGCCCCGGGTCAGGGGCAGGGTCAGGCCCCGTCCGGCCAGGACCAGCCCAGCGCCTCGGACCACCAGTCCTCGCAGGGCAACGACAAGGGCTCCGACCCGGCGGCGCAGTCGAACTCCAAGCCGAACTCGGACGCCCCGGCCAACCCGCCGCTGGACTCCCGGCCGGCCGACCCGCAGCCGAGCGACAAGCAGGGCGGAGCGCCGCACTCCGACGCCTCGCAGTCCAACTCGCCACAGTCCAACTCGCCGCGATCCGACGCGCCGCGATCCGACAACAGCGGCCGCTCGGACGACTCGCAGGCCCCGGCCAAGAATTCGGACTCCGCGGCGAGCGACCAGCAGCAGGACGGGCCCCAGCAGGACGCGCACCAGCGTGACTCCCGCTCACAGGTCATCGCCCCGCAGAAGAAGCAGGGCCCGGTCCGCACCGGCCACACCCGCCGGTCGTCGAGTTCCTCCGGTCACCAGCGCACCCACCGCACCGAGCGTTCCGGCTCGGGCAAGGGGCACTCGGGCCAGCCGTGGTGGAGCGACGGCGGGATGAACCCCGACAACAACAACGGCGGCTGGGACGACGAGAACGACGGTCCCGACAACGACAACGACGGTGGTGGTGGCGGCGCGGGCTGATCCGCGTCCACCGCAACACAAGTTCGGCCGAGGCCGGCCGTCGCGATCCAGCGGCGGCCGGCCTCCCGCCGTCGGCGCGTGGACGACGCGGGATAATTGCCGGGAGCGCGGGCGACCCGCGCCCAACGTCCCCGAGGATGGTCCGCCACGTGAAGATCTCGGCCAAAGTCGACTACGCGGTGCGTGCGTTGATCGAGATCGCCGGCGACGACTCCGGGCGACCCCGTTCGGCCGAGTCGATCTCCGCCGCCCAGGACATCCCGCGCGACTTCCTGCTCGCCGTCCTGGCCGATCTGCGCCGGGCAGGCATCCTGGCCAGCCAACGCGGGCAGGCAGGCGGTTGGGTGCTCATGCAGGCACCGACGGCAGTGACCGTGGCCGACGTGATCCGGGCCGTGGACGGCCCACTGGTCAGCGTCCACGGCCGGGCGCCGGAGGAGGTCATCTACCGCGGCTCGGCAGAGAACCTCCAGCAGGTCTGGATCGCGGTCCGGGCCAGCATGCGCCAGATCCTGGAGGAGGTGACCGTGGCCCACCTGGTCGCCAAGTCGCTGCCCGAGGTCACCACCGCGCGCATCCGCGACGCCGGGGCGTGGCAGCGGCGGTGAGTGAGCGCAGCGAGTGAACCAATGTCACAGTGCGAGCCATCCGCGGCGGGCACCAACCAACGAAGGCGCGGCGGTGAGTGAGCGCAGCCAACCCAAGGACAGTGATTTGGGACTGCTTTCCGCTTCGCAGGTCTGGACCGAACGCGAGTCGTTCCCCCGCCACACCCCGGCCGACCCGCACAACGCCGACGCGCTGCCCGCGTACGAGGCGGCCGCCGCGCGCACGCTGGATGCCGTGCGCGACACCCGACGCTTCCTGCCCGGCTCGACCTACGTCACGTTCCACTGGGCGTTGAGCTTCTACGGCGAATACGCCCTCGCGCCGCTGCTCGACGAGTGCGCCGCGGCGTTGGCCGGCAGCGGCCTGGTGCCGGTGAGCAACGACCGGGTGCACGTCCCGCTGCTGCGCATCGGTTCGGACGCGGACGTGACCGAACCCGAACTGCACCGCATCGAGTGGAAGACCCGCGACTGGGCCACCGAGCAGCACCAGTTCCGGCTCAACGTCGGACCGCCGGTGCTCGGGCCCGGCGGAGTGCGGTTGGGCGTCGCCCCGTGGACGGACCTGATCGAGTTGCGCAACGACCTGCGCCGGTTGACCCGCGAGGTGCTCGGTTTGCGGCCCTGGCTGCGCGAGCTGGTCCCGTTCCGGCCGCACGTGCCGATCGCCTACGCACCCACCGAGCTGCCGGCCGCGCCGCTGCGCGCGCGACTGGCGACGGCGGCCGAGCACAAACCCGTGTCGCTGCGGATCCGCCGACTGACGCTGATCCGGATCGTCCGGACGCAGACCGAGGGTTCCTGGCAGGCGCTCGCGGACATGACGCTGGGCAAGCGCACCTCGTTCTGACTCACGTCGCCGAAGGTCGGTCACCGTGTGCAAAACTCGCCAGGCGCGGGCCGACACGGCCGGCCGAGCGAGGGGAGCGAACGGGTTGCAGTGCGAGGTGTCCGGCGTGCCGGTGCGGGCCGGCGTAGCCGGTTTCCCGTTCTCGGCAGTGGTCGGGATGGACGATCTCAAGCTGGCCCTGGCCCTCAACGCGGTCCTGCCGAGCATCGGCGGTGTGCTGGTGCGCGGCCAGAAGGGCACCGCGAAGTCCACCTTGGTCCGGGCGTTGGCGGGCCTGCTGCCCGAACTCGACGTCGTGACCGGCTGTCGGTTCGCCTGCGACCCGACCCTGGCTGACGACCGCTGCCCGGACGGCCCGCACGGGGCGGACGCGCCGAGTGGCCGCCGCCGGGCGCGACTGGTCGAGCTGCCGGTGGGTGCCGCCGAGGACCGCGTCGTCGGCTCGCTGGACCTGGAACGGGCGCTGGCCGCCGGGGTGCGTGCCTTCGAGCCCGGATTGCTGGCCGACGCGCACCGCGGCGTGCTCTACGTGGACGAGGTCAACCTGCTGCACGACCATCTGGTCGACGTGCTGCTGGACGCCGCCGCGATGGGGCGCGCACACGTGGAGCGGGAGGGCGTTTCGGTCTCGCACGCCGCTCGATTCCTGCTGGTCGGGACGATGAACCCGGAGGAGGGAGAACTGCGGCCGCAGTTGCTCGACCGCTTCGGGCTGACCGTTGAGGTCACCGCCAGCCTCGACCCGCAGGTCCGGGTGGAGGTCGTCCGCCGCGGCCTGGCGCACGAGGCGGACCCGGCAGGTTTCGCCGGGGCCTGGGAGAGCGCCGACGCCGAGTTCGCGGCACGCATCGACCGGGCCCGCGCCCTGGTGGCGGCGGTCGAACTGCCGGAGGACGAGCTGTTCCGCATCGCCCGGGTGTGCGCGGCGTTCGCGGTCGACGGGATGCGGGCCGACCTGGTCACCGCCCGGGCGGCCCGGGCGCACGCCGCCTGGCACGGCCGAGCCGCCGTGAACTCCGACGACGTGGCCGCCGCGGCCCGCCTGGCGCTGCCGCACCGCCGCCGGCGCGACCCGTTCGACACCCCCGGCCTGGACTCCGACGCCCTCGACGAGGCGCTGGCCGATCCGCCGCCCGACCCGGAACCCGACGGCGACGGTCCCGACGGCGACGGTCCCGGCGGTGGCGCCACCGAGGACTCCGCTCACGCTCCCGGCCACGCCCCCGAGGCGCGGGAGCAGCCGAGCGCCGGCCCAGGCGGCGAGCGCACGCAGCCGGCCGGTGCCCCGTACCGGTCCCGATTGCTGGTCGTGCCGTCCCGGACACCCGGGGTGCTCGGGCGCCGGTCGCCGGGCACCAGCACCGTGGGTCGAACCACCGGCGCGGCCCGCCCGGACCGGGCGGACGGGACCGTGGTCCGGCTACCCGCCAGCATCCGCGCGGCGGCCGTCCACCAGCACGAGCGCGGCCGGCGACCCGGTGCGGCACTCGCGGTGCGTCCGGAGGACCTGCGCTTCGCGCGCCGGGAGGGACGGGTCGGGAACCTGGTGCTGTTCTGCGTGGACGCGTCCGGGTCGATGGGCGCCCGCTCGCGCACGGGCGCGGTGAAGGCGGCCGTGCTCTCGCTGCTGCTGGACGCCTACCAACGTCGCGACAAAGTCGGCCTGGTCACGTTCCGCGACACCGGCGCGCGGGTCGCGCTCACCCCGACCTCATCGGTCGAGATGGGCGCCAAGCGGCTGCGGGAACTGCCCACCGGTGGTCGAACCCCCTTGGCAGCAGGACTTCTGACCGCCCGTCAGGTGCTGGCGGCCGAGCGGCTGCGCGACCCGCAACGCGAACCGCTGCTGGTGCTGGTCACCGACGGGCGGGCGAACGCCGGTCCGGAGCCCGTGGAACGTGCATTCGCCGCGGCCCGGGCACTGGCTGCCGACGGCGTGGCCACAGTGGTCGTCGACGCCGAGTCCGGCCCTGTCCGGTTGGGCCTGGCGGCAGGCCTGGCCACCGAACTGGGCGCCCCGGTGGTCCGACTGGCCGAGTTGGCTGCCGGCTTGCCGAACCTGGTGGCGGCGCTGCGCACCGGGGCGGCCTGATGCCGCAGGGCGTGCCCGCCGCTGTGCCGGAGGACGGCCTGACGACCCGTCAGCGCCGGACCCGGCCGCTGTTGATCGTGCACACCGGGGAGAACAAGGGAAAGTCGACCGCGGCCTTCGGGACCGCGCTGCGCGCCTGGGACGCGGGCTGGTCGATCGGGGTCTTCCAGTTCGTGAAGAGCGCCAAATGGCGCGTCGGTGAGGAGAACGCGTTCACCGCCTTGGGCCATTTGCACGCGCAGACCGGTGTGGGTGGCCCGGTCGAGTGGCACAAGATGGGTGTGGGCTGGTCCTGGTCGCGGAAGGCGGCCACCGAGGTCGACCACGCCGCGGACGCGGCCGAGGGGTGGGCCGAGATAAAGCGGCGACTGGCGGCCGACCGGCACGACCTCTACGTCCTCGACGAGTTCACGTACCCGCTGAAATGGGGTTGGGTGAATGTGGCCGACGTCGTCGCGACGTTGGCCGACCGACCGGGACGCCAGCATGTGGTGATCACCGGACGCGACGCCCCGGCCGAACTGGTCGCCGCGGCCGACCTGGTCACCGAGATGACGAAGGTCAAGCACCCGATGGACGTCGGGCAGAAGGGCCAACGGGGGATCGAATGGTGAGTGTGCCCGCCGCAGGCGGCCCGCCACGCCTGGTGATCGCAGCCCCTGGCAGCGGGGCCGGCAAGACTACGGTGGCGATGGGGCTGATCGCCGCGCTGCGCTCGCGCGGCTTCGCCGTCTCCGCCCACAAGGTCGGCCCGGACTACATCGACCCCGGCTACCTGGGGTTGGCGGCCGGTCGCCCGGCACGCAACCTCGACGCCTGGCTGACCGCCGAGTTGCTGATCCCCGGGCTGTTCCTGCACGGCGCAAGCCGGGCGCACATCTCCGTGGTCGAAGGCGTGATGGGCCTGTTCGACGGCGTGGCCGGCGGGGTGGCCGGTTGCGCGGACTTCGGGTCCACCGCGCACGTCGCCCGACTGCTGCGCGCCCCGGTGGTGCTGGTCGTCGACGCAGCCGCGCAGTCGCGTTCAGTCGCCGCGCTGGTCCACGGGTTCGCCTCGTTCGACCCGCAGGTGCGCATCGGCGGGGTGATCCTCAACCGCGTCGGCTCGGACCGGCACGAACGGTTGCTGCGCGACGCGCTGGCCGGGATGGCCATGCCGGTGCTCGGTGTGCTGCGGCGCGACGACACGGTCGCGGTGCCCTCCCGGCACCTGGGTCTGGTCCCGGTCGCGGAACGCGCCCCGGAAGCCACGGCGGCGGTCGCCGCGGCCGGTGAGCTGGTCCGGCGCACCGTCGACCTCGCCGCCGTGGTGGCACTGGCCTCCTCCGCGCCGCGCATGTCCGCGACCCCCTGGGACCCGAACCTGGCGGTCGGGCCGATGCCGCGGTCGCGGTCCGTCGTCCGCCCCCGGATCGCCGTGGCCGGTGGACCGGCGTTCACGTTCAGCTACGCGGAGCACGCGGAACTGCTGCTCGCCGCCGGCGCCGAGGTCGTCACCGTCGACCCGTGCCGCGACGAGGCGCTGCCCGCCGGGACCACCGGTCTGGTGCTCGGCGGCGGGTTCCCGGAGGTCCACTCGGCAGCGCTGTCGGACAACGAACTGCTTCGCAAGGACGTGGCCGACCTGGCCGCTTCCGGCGGGGTCGTGGTCGCCGAATGCGCGGGGCTGCTGTACTTGACCCGCTCGCTGGACCGGGCCCCGATGTGCGGGGTACTGGCCGCCGATGCCCAGATGACCCGGCGCTTGACCCTCGGCTACCGGCGACTGGTCGCCGCGACCGACTCGGTGCTGTGCGCCGCCGGCGACGCCGTCCGCGGGCACGAGTTCCACCGCACGGTCACCAACCCGACCGCCGGTGCCGCGCCGGCCTGGCGGCTGGCCCCGACCGACGTCGACGGCCACGCCGCCGAACCGGCGGAGGAGGGCCATGTGGTCGGCAACGTCCACGCCTCGTACGTGCATCTGCACTGGGCCGGTCGGCCGCGGATCGCCCGACGGATCGTCGCCGCTGCCGCCCGCGCCCGGGCTGTGCAGTGAGCGAGCTTGCGAGTGAACCAATGAGCAGAGCAGCGCTCGGGCACGCCGAGCACCTCGCTTGCGAGGTGTCGGCGTGACCGGTCCGGTCCGCCGCGGACCGGAGGATCCCGCGAGCCTGAACCTGCGGCACCACGGCGACGACGAACTCGTCCCCGGGCTGATCGACCTGGCCGTGAACGTGCGGGTCGGCGGGCCCCCGGCGTGGCTGCGCAAGGTGCTGGCCGACTCGTTGACGACGTTGTCGGCCTACCCGCAGCCGGAGGCGGCCCGTGAGGCGATCGCCGAGCGGCACGGCCGTCGACAGTCCGACGTGCTGGTGACGGCCGGCGCGGCGGAGGCGTTCACCTTGATTGCGCGAGCATTCGCACCGCGGCACCCGATCGTGATCCACCCGCAGTTCACCGAACCGGAGCTCGCATTGCGGATCGCCGGCCATCCGATCGACCGCCTGCTGCTGTCCCCGGAGGACGGCTTCGCGCTGCCCGACTACGGCGTCCCGCCCTCGGCCGACCTGGTCGTGATCGGCAACCCGACCAACCCGACGTCGGCGCTGCACCCCGCCGAGGCGCTGGCCGGGCTGGCCCGACCGGGTCGGCTGCTGGTCGTCGACGAGGCCTTCATGGACGCCGTCCCCGGCGAGATCGAATCGCTGGCCGAGGAAACCGACATCCCCGGCCTGATCGTGGTGCGCAGCTTCACCAAGACGTGGGGCCTGGCCGGGCTGCGGGTCGGGTACCTGCTGGCCGCGCCGGACCTGATCGCGGCGCTGGGGGCGGTCCAGCCGCACTGGGCCGTCAGCACGCCGGCGCTGGCCGCGGCGGCCGCGTGCAGCACGCCGACCGCGCTCGCCGAGGCGCAGGCGATTGCCTCGCGTATTGCCACCGACCGTGCGTACCTGATCAAGCGCCTGGCACAGTTCGACGGCGTGGAGGTCGTCGGGATACCGCAGGCTCCATTCGTGCTGCTGCAGGTCCGCAACGGCCGCAAGATGCGCCAACGGCTGCGGGAACGCGGTTGGGCGGTGCGCCGCGGCGACTCGTTCCCGGGCCTGGGCCCGACCTGGATGCGGGTCGCGGTCCGCGATCCGGCCACCACCGACGGCTTCCTGGACGCCCTGGCCACCGTCCAACTCGAGGGTGCATTCGCCGGAGATCATCGATGAGCGGACTGGAGCCGGGCGACGACGCTGCCCTCTACCGGGTGCTCGCGGCGCGCCGCGACGTGCGCAACGGATTCCTGCCCGACCCGCCCTCCGACGAGGTGCTGTACCGGGTGCTGGCCGCCGCGCACCAGGCGCCCAGTGTCGGCTTCAGCCAGCCGTGGGACTTCCTGGTGATCCGCTCTGCGCAGACCCGGGCACGGCTGGCCGTGCTGGCCGCCGAGGCCCGGGCGAACTACGCCGCCTCGCTGCCCGGCGCGCGGGCGAAAGCGTTCGCCCCGTTGCGGATCGAGGCGATCGAGGCGGCGCCGGTCGGGATCGTCGTCACCTGTGACCCGACCCGCGGCGGTCGGCACACCCTGGGCCGGCACACCCTGCCCGCCACCGCCGCGCACTCGGTCGCCGCGGCGATCCAGAACCTCTGGCTGGCCGCGCGCGCCGAGGGTCTCGGCGTCGGCTGGGTCAGCTTCTTCGCCAGCGACGCGCTGCCGCGGGCCCTGGACCTGCCCGAGCATCTGGAGGTCATCGCCTACCTGTGCGTGGGGCACGTGGCGGAGTTCGGCACGGAGCCGGAACTGGCCGCGGCGGGGTGGGCGCGGCGTCGGCCGTTGGCCTGGGCGGTGCACTGGGAGGAGTACGGATTCCGTGGAGCACCGGGGGAGGCGCCGATGGACCTGCTGAGCGAGACGCTGGCCACGATCGGCCCGGCCGACGAGGCCGCCGCTGCCGAGGCCCGCGTGCGGCAGGACCGGATGACCAAGCCGCGCGGGTCGCTCGGCGTGCTGGAGGACCTGTCCGTCCAACTGGCGGGCCTGGCGGGGACCTGCCCGCCGCCGCTGCCGGAGCCCGCCGCGGTGGCGGTGTTCGCCGGTGACCACGGCGTGCACGCCCAGGGGGTGACTCCCTGGCCCCAGGAAGTCACCGCCCAGATGGTGGGCAACTTC from Sporichthyaceae bacterium encodes:
- the cobC gene encoding Rv2231c family pyridoxal phosphate-dependent protein CobC, whose translation is MTGPVRRGPEDPASLNLRHHGDDELVPGLIDLAVNVRVGGPPAWLRKVLADSLTTLSAYPQPEAAREAIAERHGRRQSDVLVTAGAAEAFTLIARAFAPRHPIVIHPQFTEPELALRIAGHPIDRLLLSPEDGFALPDYGVPPSADLVVIGNPTNPTSALHPAEALAGLARPGRLLVVDEAFMDAVPGEIESLAEETDIPGLIVVRSFTKTWGLAGLRVGYLLAAPDLIAALGAVQPHWAVSTPALAAAAACSTPTALAEAQAIASRIATDRAYLIKRLAQFDGVEVVGIPQAPFVLLQVRNGRKMRQRLRERGWAVRRGDSFPGLGPTWMRVAVRDPATTDGFLDALATVQLEGAFAGDHR
- the cobT gene encoding nicotinate-nucleotide--dimethylbenzimidazole phosphoribosyltransferase, producing MSGLEPGDDAALYRVLAARRDVRNGFLPDPPSDEVLYRVLAAAHQAPSVGFSQPWDFLVIRSAQTRARLAVLAAEARANYAASLPGARAKAFAPLRIEAIEAAPVGIVVTCDPTRGGRHTLGRHTLPATAAHSVAAAIQNLWLAARAEGLGVGWVSFFASDALPRALDLPEHLEVIAYLCVGHVAEFGTEPELAAAGWARRRPLAWAVHWEEYGFRGAPGEAPMDLLSETLATIGPADEAAAAEARVRQDRMTKPRGSLGVLEDLSVQLAGLAGTCPPPLPEPAAVAVFAGDHGVHAQGVTPWPQEVTAQMVGNFLAGGAVVNAFARQIGTEVQVIDVGVAADLEVRPGLLPRKVRRGTADLSVTAAMTREEAVAAIEVGIETARDLVAAGNRCLLTGDMGIANTTASAVLIAAFTGSDPAAVTGRGTGIDDLMHRHKVEVVTAALELHRPDPTDPVGVLAAVGGLEHAALVGFLLAAAALRTPVILDGVIAGSAALVASALCPEARVAWVAGHRSAEPGHAFALDHLGLRPLVSLDLRLGEGTGALLALPLVQSAVRALAEVATFDAAGVTEKA